The DNA region TTGGTTCTCCTATTTATGACAAAGCCGTTCAGAATATCGACCTATTGATAAAAGTCGCTGAGCATAAGGCCTTATTTTTTAAAGACAGTAAGGCACGGTATGATTTAGCGAAGCCCGGCAGTCTGCGCTTAATGCCTCAAAATGAGCATATTATTCAGTTAAATGAGGACTACAAGCAAATGCAGGAAATGTTTTTTGAGGACTCGCCGTCTTTTGAAAGTATTTTGGAAAAATTGAAGACGGCCGAAGAAGAGATTAACAGGATTAAATAATGAATTACTGGTGGACATCAGATTATCATTTTTCACATTTCAATATCATCCGGTATTGCAAGAGGCCATTTGAGACAGCCGAAGAAATGAATGAAACGATTATTCGCAAGCATAACGAAAGGGTTAAGCCCGAGGACACTGTTTTCTTTCTCGGCGACTTCATCTTTAAAGGCGGGAAAGAAGGTGGAGTAGAGAAATACCGTCAGTTCGAAAAGCGGTTGAATGGCAAATTTATTTTCATCAAAGGCAACCATGACCGGCACAATAGCCTCAATACGATTATTTCGAAGGTCTACATTCATTATGGGTCTAAGGATATTTGCATGACGCACCGTGCCGAAGATGCTGATCCCAATGTACCGTGGAATTTCTGCGGCCATGTTCATGAGCGTTACAAGGTAAAGCGGCTGAATGAGAATTCCTTGATCGTGAATCTCTGCGTTGAGGTTTGGAATTATTATCCGGTTTCATTTGAAGAGATCAGCTCTTCTGTCGCCACGTTTTTGAAAGAAGAAAAGCAGGGTTAGGTATGGCAAAAGAAGCGCAAAAGATATGGATGGAGTTGCCTGTTGATATCAGAAGTAAGATTCTGAGCAATGTTTGGTGCCCGGACTGTAGGACTGCGGTGACTATATGCGATTACAGCGCGGACTTTGATGGCGGGGTTATTGTCCTGTAGGGATTTTGTGGTAAGATGAATCTTGTTATACGCGGCATTGATGCCAATATAACCGTTCAGCCATTTTTGCTTATTCAGGAATCCCCCGTAATTTTAAAATGCGCATAGAAGCATTTAATTCAGATAAGGCCTGCAGTGAGTTTATTGATAATCTAAAGCTATTATTTAAAAAAATTATACCTGAGGGGATAAGCGATGCTCAAAAAGATGAATTCGTAGATATAAGGGAAGCAGTTTTAGGATATCACTTTTTGGTGGAAGCCCAATTTAATATACTTCTTGCTCTTCGTTCATTAAAGGCTTCTAAAAAAACTTCTGATAATGACAAAGAGCTTGAAAAATCATTAGACTATTACGTAAGAATGTCTTTTAAGCCAAAGATTAAATTGATGAAGAGATTTTTTGCTAAAACACAAATTGATTTCTCGGTTTTTTCTCAGCTTGATGATTTAAGAAATGTATTCGCACACAATCTTCCCTTTAAAGATGGCCGCTATAAAAAAGTGAAATCAATAAAAGACAGGCTCGATTTTTTCCAAAAAATAACTAATGTGGTTTCCAAATTGATTGAGTTAAGATTTAATAGTATAGTTGTGGATCAGGCAAAGGTATCTAAATCTAGCTAGGCCCTCAGGTCTAAATATAGATACTGGACAGAAGAGGATGTTAAGAAGTTGAAGGAGACAACAGGGAGATAGTATGAGCCAGGGAAGAAAGACCAGGTTTGATGAGTTTATGGAACTATCTCTTTTAGAATTAAAGAGGATTCTTGCTAGTGGAATGTTTAGCGAGGAAAAATTTTATGATAGGGTTACTATTCAATCGCTTAAACTTGCCATAGCAGAAAAAGAGAGAGCAGGACAACAGGCAATAGTTGATAAGAATTTAAAGTCCAGTATACAGTCAGTTAAAGCGACTTGGGCTTTAGTTTTGGTAACCTTGGGTTTAGTTATAACTACTGCCATTTTAGCGTATATTACATACATAAAGAAATAAATAAAAAACAATTAACAGTTGCTTGGAGTGAATAGTTATGAGCCTAATTTTTAAATATCATTCAAAAGATACTAATGGGCTAGACAAAAATGGCTCAATTGAAGCCTTAGATGAAAAGGAGGCAGTAAAGAAATTACAAGAGCAAGGTTTAGTCGTAATTTCCATTGATAATGTTGTCAAGGTTGAAAAAGAAATCGTGAATAGAAATAAGGGTGGTATTCCACAACAGAACAAGAAAAAATTAAATACAATTCTAATAACAATTGGCGTTTTGTTAGTTAGTTTTGCTATCTTAGGCTTAAAAAACTATTTAGAATTCAAGATTTATTATTACAGTGTTTCTCCCCTTGTTGCTGAATGGGAAGATGCTCTTAAAATTGTTGGTTCTACGCCTCGAATATCATTAAGTCAACCAGTAGCTAAATTGCAAGAAA from Candidatus Omnitrophota bacterium includes:
- a CDS encoding nucleotidyl transferase AbiEii/AbiGii toxin family protein, whose protein sequence is GSPIYDKAVQNIDLLIKVAEHKALFFKDSKARYDLAKPGSLRLMPQNEHIIQLNEDYKQMQEMFFEDSPSFESILEKLKTAEEEINRIK
- a CDS encoding metallophosphoesterase; translated protein: MNYWWTSDYHFSHFNIIRYCKRPFETAEEMNETIIRKHNERVKPEDTVFFLGDFIFKGGKEGGVEKYRQFEKRLNGKFIFIKGNHDRHNSLNTIISKVYIHYGSKDICMTHRAEDADPNVPWNFCGHVHERYKVKRLNENSLIVNLCVEVWNYYPVSFEEISSSVATFLKEEKQG